CTTGTGCCCCTGAAAATCGAATACCAGCCCCTTCTAAAAAGATAAAATTGCACAAAAATGGGTATTTTTCTCTTATTTACCCTGCAAAAAAGCAAAAAGTGTTCTATATTTGTGCAAACCCCGCGCCGGGGTGGTGAAATTGGTAGACGCGCCGGACTCAAAATCCGGTACTCGCGAGAGTGTGAGGGTTCGATTCCCTCCCCCGGCATTAAAAACTGAAGGATGAAATTGATGGCGAATTGGTGCAAGATTCTCTCAACAGTGTTGCTGTGCGGCTCTATTGCGTTCGCCCAGTTCGATGACGAATCTTCCGAAGATTCATACTCTTACGGAGCATCTTCCGAAGCATCCGATGACGCATTTGCAAACGACGACGAAAACGTTGGAGAAGCAAAAGCTTCCGGAGACGAATGGCAGGGTTTCAACTACGAAGAAATGGGACTTACCCAGTGGGAATTCCAGCAGGCCAAGGAAGAAGGCGTGTCTAGGGACAAACTCACGAACCTTGTCGAAATGGGAATCCGCCCGTCCGAATATCTCCAAAAGCCCTGGGAAAAGCTTGGTGTTTCCGAAGAAGAATGGATTAGCCAGCGTTCCGGCGGACTTGAAGATGCCGATATTGACCGTTCTTATCGTAACAATGCCGGCGATCAGAGCTACGCTTACCTTTCCCTGTTGATCCCCTCGCTTTACCAGTGGCACAAGGATGAATCCATGAAGGCCATCTGGATGGACGCCCTTTGGGTGGGAAGCGTCGGAACAACGGTCTACCTCGCCACTGACGGAAACACGGCTTGGTGGTACGGCCTGATTTTTGTTGCCGCGGCCCACATCTGGTCTTTCGCTGACGCATTCTTCAGCACCCAGTGGGACAGCAACCCGGACGCAAACCGTTTCAGCTACGGAATCCTCCCCACTCCTGAAAATGGTGTCGCTGGATTCTTCAACGTAAAATTCTAAGCGCATCATGCAGCTAGAATTACTCAAAAGCAAAATTCATCGCGCAACCGTAACCGACGCCAACCTCAACTACGAGGGGTCGATTACCATTGCCCGCGATTTGATGGATGCAGCAAACATCCTCCCCTTCGAAAAGGTGGGCGTGCTTGACGTGAACAACGGCAACCGCCTCGACACCTATGTCATCGAAGGTCCTGCCGGTTCCGGCGTCATCTGCTTAAATGGAGCTGCAGCCCGCTTGGTCCAGCCAGGAGACTTGGTAATTATCGTTGCCTACGCCACTATGAGCGAAGACGAAGCCAAGACGTGGAAGCCCACCGTGATCCACGTGAACGCCAAGAACGAAATCGTGTAAACATTCAATCTCATTTTTTCTATCGAAAAATTTAAGGTCTGTCATTCCGTGACAGATCTTTTGTTATATATTTAGAGTAAACAAAATGGAGGATTAATTCATGCAAGCAAGCATTCTTTTCACAATCATCTTTTTCTTGGTGGTTTTTCTCGTCATCGTCTTCGTGATGTCGTATATCAAGGCCGCACCAGACGAAGCCATTATCGTTTCGGGGCTTCGAAAACTTCCGAAAGTCATCATCGGACGCGCAGGCCTTAGAATTCCCTTCTTTGAACGAGCCGACCACCTTTCTTTGCAATTGATTCAAATTGATGTAAAGACTGGAAGCCCGGTCCCGACAAAGGATTATATCAACGTTTCTGTCGACGCTGTTGTGACCGCCAAGATTTCGGATAATCCAGACCGTCTCAAGTCTTCGGCACAGAACTTCTTGAACAAGAAGCCCGAAGATATCCGTGCCATGATTGTAGACATTCTAGAAGGTAACATGCGCGAAATCGTAGGCCGCATGCAGCTGGTAGACCTTGTGGGTGACCGCAAGCAGGTTTCCGAACTTGTGCTCGAGAACGCCATTCCCGACCTTGAAAAGTTGGGTATCGTGGTTCAGACATTCAACATTCAGAATTTTGAAGATGCCAATGGCGTGATTGAAAACCTGGGCGTGGACAAGACCTCCGCCATCCGCAAGGCAGCCGCCATTTCTAAGGCTAACGCCGAAAGAGATATCAGCGTTGCCCAATCCCAGGCCAAGAAGGACGCCAATGACGCCGCCGTTGCCGCCGAACTTGAAATCGCCCAGAAGCAGAACGACCTCGCCGTGAAAAAGGCCAACCTGCAAAAGATTTCGGACACCGAAAAAGCGATTGCCGACGCCGCCTACGAAATCCAGAAGCAGACCCAGCAAAAGGCCATTAACGTTGCTCAGGCCGAAGCCGAAGTTGCCAAGCAGGAAAAAGAAATTGAAATTCGCGAACGCATGGTGACTGTGACAGAAAAGGAACTGAAGGCCCAAATTGAAAAGAAGGCCGAAGCTGAACGCCAGGCACAGATTCAGCGTTCCGAAGCGGAACTTTTCCAGCAGCAGAAAGACGCCGAAGCTGACCGTTACAAGGAGGAACAGCGCGCCAAGGCAATTAAACAGATTGCTGAAGCGGAAAAGGAAAAAGCTTTCGCCGAAGCCGAAGCCACCAAGGCAAAAGCCATGGCCGAAGCAGATGCAACAAAGGCAAAAGGTCTCGCTGAAGCTGAAGCGATCAAGGCTCAAGGCCTTGCCGAAGCTGAAGCGTTGAACAAAAAAGCCGAAGCCATGAAGCTGTACGGCGATGCTGCCCGACAGGAAATGCAGTTGAAGACCATCGAAAGATATTTCGAACAGATGCCGCAGATAGCCGCCGCAATCGCAAAACCCATGGAAAAGATTGGAAGCATCACCATGTACGGTGAAGGCAACACGGCAAAGCTCACGGGCGACATTACCAAGACACTCACGCAGGTCACCAACGGACTCACGGATTCCCTCGGTATCGATTTGCGCACGGTTCTCGGTTCTATGTTCGGAGCAAAACTTGCTGGCGTCACCAAGCCAGATAATACACCGGAGAACAAGAAGTAACTTGGCATGCGGTTATTGTTGCTAACAATAGTGTTTGTTGCATTTGCCTTTGCGGAAAATCCCGTAAAGGCAGATTCTGCGATTGTTACTACAGCTCCCAAAGACACCGTCGTTGATACGGTCTACATCGTTCCCGACGACGGCATTCCCTGGAACCGCGAGCATTTTGACCCCGAGCGCTTGGTGCGGCACGAAACATTCGACCCCGCGCTCAAAGTCGCCTACACCTACTCGGTGAGCTTTATGGGAGGAACCTTTGGGACTTTCGCCCAGCAGAGTTACATGGCGCACCTCGCCTACGAATTTTCACCGGAACTTCACTTGTACGCAAACGTGGGCCTCTGGATGCCGCTTTACTCGAACTTTCGCTTCGGCACGCCGATTGCCAAGGAAGATGTGCGGCAGGGCAACGTGGACATCATCCTCCCCGACATTGCGCTCGAATATAAGCCTAACGAAAACATGAGTTTCAGGCTGATGTTCGTGAACGAGAACGACGCCTTCAAGGCATACGGGCCCTACCGTCATTTTTACGGCGGATGCCCGTGGAGAACGAGTTATTACTGTAGGTAAGCGGAATGACAAGCATGGTGCATTTTTTCTAAATTTAAATAGGAAAATGTCCTTGATGTACGCCAAAACATTTCGTTTCTCTTTCGCCGCAATAGCCTTGATGGCTACATTGCTTTTTACGGGTTGCGAAGAGGAACAGAAAAAGGCGCCGGTAGAAAAGGTGGTGCGCACCTACAAGGGCGATGTCGAGGTGCTGAACAGCTGCGGAAAGCAGGGAGCGGCCGCCAAGATGCGCTCCTACCTGCGCGAAAACGGATTTGACGTCGTCAGTTCTAGAAACGATAGATTACAGAACTACGATGAAACCGTGTTGGTGCTCAGGAACCCCGAATGGGAAGGCGCCAAGGCGCTCGCCCGCGCGCTCAAGACGAAGAACGTACTCGTGGTCCACAGCAGCCGCGCCGTCGTAGATGCCGCCGTGTACATCGGCAAAGACTTTGAACAAATAATAGAACCCAAACAGGGAGAAACAGATGACAACGAATAAGCAAGAACCTCCCCAGTCCGTCCAAATGGGCGCAAGCATTTTGTTTGAGCTGCGCGCCCAGAACGTGCAGCTGATTGACCTGCGCGGCATCAAGGATGTCACGGATTATTTCCTCGTGGCGACCTGCGAAAGCGAAGCCCAGATGCAGGCGATTCTGAACGAACTCCGCAAGGAATTCAAGGCGAACAAGCTCCCTTCCGTGGGCGTGGAATACAAGGAAGGCGTGCGCTGGGCCGTGTTCGATGCGGGCCTCGACCTGATGGTTCACCTGTTCGAAGAAGAAAAGCGTAACGAGATTTCGCTTGACCGTCTCTATGCCGACGGCAAGATTGTGGAACTCGATGAAAATGACTTTGTAAAGACCACCGACAAGAAGGCCGACGACAATGAACTCGTTTGAGCAAGAAATCGCAGAAGCGCTCGCCGCTACCGGTTCCTTCGAGAAGGAAGCCGCATTCAAGCTTATCTCCGTGCCGCCTGACACCACCCACGGCAACTTCACCATTCCGTGCTTTTCGCTCGCGAAGGTGATGCGCAAGGCCCCGAAGATGATCGCCGAAGACCTCGCCGCACAGGTGAAGCTCCCGGCAGGCCTCTCGAAAGTGGAAGCCGTAAACGGCTACCTAAACTTCTTCATTGACCGCGGATTCCTCGCGAAGTCTACGCTCGAAGAAATCGCCGCCAAGGGTTTGGAATACGGTCACGCCGCACCGAACGGGAAGGTCGTCTGCATCGACTTCAGTTCCCCGAACATCGGTAAGGAACTGGCCTTCCACCACCTGCGTTCGACGATGATCGGAAACTCGCTTTCCCGCATCTACAAGGCCGCAGGCTACAAGGTGGAACGCATCAACCACCTCGGTGACTGGGGAACCGCATTCGG
The window above is part of the Fibrobacter sp. UWH4 genome. Proteins encoded here:
- a CDS encoding LytR C-terminal domain-containing protein codes for the protein MATLLFTGCEEEQKKAPVEKVVRTYKGDVEVLNSCGKQGAAAKMRSYLRENGFDVVSSRNDRLQNYDETVLVLRNPEWEGAKALARALKTKNVLVVHSSRAVVDAAVYIGKDFEQIIEPKQGETDDNE
- the panD gene encoding aspartate 1-decarboxylase, giving the protein MQLELLKSKIHRATVTDANLNYEGSITIARDLMDAANILPFEKVGVLDVNNGNRLDTYVIEGPAGSGVICLNGAAARLVQPGDLVIIVAYATMSEDEAKTWKPTVIHVNAKNEIV
- the rsfS gene encoding ribosome silencing factor; translated protein: MTTNKQEPPQSVQMGASILFELRAQNVQLIDLRGIKDVTDYFLVATCESEAQMQAILNELRKEFKANKLPSVGVEYKEGVRWAVFDAGLDLMVHLFEEEKRNEISLDRLYADGKIVELDENDFVKTTDKKADDNELV
- a CDS encoding SPFH domain-containing protein, producing the protein MQASILFTIIFFLVVFLVIVFVMSYIKAAPDEAIIVSGLRKLPKVIIGRAGLRIPFFERADHLSLQLIQIDVKTGSPVPTKDYINVSVDAVVTAKISDNPDRLKSSAQNFLNKKPEDIRAMIVDILEGNMREIVGRMQLVDLVGDRKQVSELVLENAIPDLEKLGIVVQTFNIQNFEDANGVIENLGVDKTSAIRKAAAISKANAERDISVAQSQAKKDANDAAVAAELEIAQKQNDLAVKKANLQKISDTEKAIADAAYEIQKQTQQKAINVAQAEAEVAKQEKEIEIRERMVTVTEKELKAQIEKKAEAERQAQIQRSEAELFQQQKDAEADRYKEEQRAKAIKQIAEAEKEKAFAEAEATKAKAMAEADATKAKGLAEAEAIKAQGLAEAEALNKKAEAMKLYGDAARQEMQLKTIERYFEQMPQIAAAIAKPMEKIGSITMYGEGNTAKLTGDITKTLTQVTNGLTDSLGIDLRTVLGSMFGAKLAGVTKPDNTPENKK